One Diospyros lotus cultivar Yz01 chromosome 1, ASM1463336v1, whole genome shotgun sequence genomic window carries:
- the LOC127795251 gene encoding uncharacterized protein LOC127795251 isoform X2, producing the protein MGRDFANHRYKLKADYYDAYDNDDDQIKFAPTTIDQRQWRQFVSWLSSHEFQVFCARNKSNRSKQTMTKTIGTRSFARVRAEQAEILGHELSAWEMFKVTHKKKDGSMVDSTSKEIVEKNSIFSNPKS; encoded by the exons ATGGGAAGGGATTTTGCAAACCATAGATATAAGTTGAAGGCTGACTATTATGATGCATatgacaatgatgatgatcaaaTTAAGTTTGCTCCAACAACAATCGACCAAAGACAATGGAGACAATTTGTCAGTTGGTTGAGCTCACATGAGTTTCAG GTTTTTTGTGCTCGTAATAAGTCTAATCGGTCAAAGCAAACAATGACTAAAACTATAGGCACTAGAAGTTTTGCTCGAGTTAGAGCTGAACag GCTGAAATATTAGGACATGAACTGTCTGCATGGGAAATGTTCAAGGTGACACACAAGAAAAAAGACGGGTCAATGGTTGATTCcacatcaaaagaaatagtg gaaaaaaattcaatcttCAGTAACCCAAAGAGCTGA
- the LOC127795251 gene encoding uncharacterized protein LOC127795251 isoform X1, with the protein MYSYVLEKFEFDENEVRKNWIFRKMGRDFANHRYKLKADYYDAYDNDDDQIKFAPTTIDQRQWRQFVSWLSSHEFQVFCARNKSNRSKQTMTKTIGTRSFARVRAEQAEILGHELSAWEMFKVTHKKKDGSMVDSTSKEIVEKNSIFSNPKS; encoded by the exons atgtattcTTATGTACTG gagaaatttgaatttgatgaaaacgaagtaagaaaaaattggatCTTTAGAAAGATGGGAAGGGATTTTGCAAACCATAGATATAAGTTGAAGGCTGACTATTATGATGCATatgacaatgatgatgatcaaaTTAAGTTTGCTCCAACAACAATCGACCAAAGACAATGGAGACAATTTGTCAGTTGGTTGAGCTCACATGAGTTTCAG GTTTTTTGTGCTCGTAATAAGTCTAATCGGTCAAAGCAAACAATGACTAAAACTATAGGCACTAGAAGTTTTGCTCGAGTTAGAGCTGAACag GCTGAAATATTAGGACATGAACTGTCTGCATGGGAAATGTTCAAGGTGACACACAAGAAAAAAGACGGGTCAATGGTTGATTCcacatcaaaagaaatagtg gaaaaaaattcaatcttCAGTAACCCAAAGAGCTGA